The proteins below are encoded in one region of Shewanella putrefaciens:
- a CDS encoding choice-of-anchor I family protein: MNIKRLPLAGAIVASLLLGACSGDDGTNGEQGDNGLNALVKVTPLSIGDTHCPAGGQRIDTGLDANANGQLEDTEIDAAQTQFICQPQSATVSAELIGRHQTGVYGLSAAEIVEYYSAGQRIFVVNAISGKVDIIDASLLASAPKASEPLALNNLDKLGELDVAKDIGLSFMGSVNSVSISGNLLAAAIERGDAAGNKTQANGFVAFYQLNGTEVPQFISAVEVGALPDNVVFSHDGQTLLVANEGEPNQDYSIDPEGSVAMIKLVDGKPATTATLVGFSEFNQGGTRNNEITKAIKINGPMASVAQDLEPEYISISPDNSRAFVSLQENNAIAVIDIATAKVDKILPLGLKDYGLDVNKIDASDKDDMANLQAYAGVYGMYQADTLASYRWNNTDFIVTANEGDSRDYAGFSEEARAGDLVLDPNHPQFAAAKDKTQLARLKVTKSMGDDDNDGDYDKIVSFGARSFSIWTADGQQVFDSGNDFERITAALLNGNFNNNNEENKGDSRSDDKGPEPEALVLGKIGQKHYAFIGLERTSGFMIYDVTNPFNVQFVDYVVNRDFEADFTIDTETGEVKGDASLAGDLGPEGMKFVSADKSPNGQPLLIIGNEVSGTTSVYQIKVQ; this comes from the coding sequence ATGAACATAAAACGACTGCCACTTGCTGGCGCTATAGTGGCGAGCCTATTACTTGGAGCCTGTAGCGGTGATGATGGTACTAATGGCGAGCAGGGGGATAACGGCTTAAATGCGTTGGTTAAAGTGACGCCCTTATCTATAGGTGATACCCATTGTCCCGCCGGTGGTCAGCGTATCGACACGGGTTTAGATGCTAACGCCAATGGTCAATTGGAAGACACAGAGATTGATGCCGCGCAAACACAGTTTATCTGCCAACCTCAGTCGGCGACGGTTAGTGCTGAGCTAATTGGTCGCCATCAAACGGGGGTTTATGGCTTAAGTGCGGCGGAAATTGTTGAATACTATAGTGCTGGCCAACGTATTTTTGTGGTCAATGCGATCAGCGGGAAAGTCGACATCATTGATGCAAGTTTATTGGCGAGCGCACCTAAGGCCTCTGAACCATTAGCCTTGAATAATCTTGATAAGTTAGGCGAGCTGGATGTCGCTAAAGATATTGGCCTAAGTTTTATGGGCAGTGTTAACAGTGTCAGTATTTCGGGCAATTTATTAGCGGCGGCAATTGAGCGGGGTGATGCTGCGGGTAATAAGACTCAAGCCAATGGTTTTGTCGCGTTTTATCAGTTAAATGGCACTGAAGTACCCCAGTTTATCAGTGCGGTTGAAGTCGGCGCTTTACCGGATAATGTGGTTTTTAGTCACGATGGTCAAACCCTGTTGGTCGCCAATGAAGGTGAACCTAATCAAGACTATAGTATTGATCCTGAAGGCAGTGTTGCCATGATTAAACTGGTGGATGGCAAGCCTGCAACCACTGCAACCTTAGTCGGCTTTAGTGAGTTTAATCAGGGCGGGACCCGCAATAATGAAATCACTAAGGCGATCAAGATTAATGGGCCAATGGCGAGTGTTGCCCAGGATTTAGAGCCTGAATATATCAGTATCAGTCCGGATAACAGCCGTGCCTTTGTAAGCCTACAGGAAAACAATGCCATCGCCGTAATCGATATCGCTACTGCCAAAGTGGATAAGATTTTACCCTTGGGCTTAAAGGATTACGGTCTTGATGTGAATAAAATTGATGCGAGTGACAAGGATGATATGGCCAATCTGCAGGCCTATGCGGGTGTCTATGGCATGTATCAAGCCGATACTCTCGCGAGCTATCGCTGGAATAATACCGACTTTATTGTGACGGCTAATGAAGGGGATTCCCGTGATTATGCTGGCTTTTCTGAAGAAGCCCGCGCTGGGGATTTAGTCCTCGACCCCAACCATCCGCAATTTGCCGCCGCTAAGGATAAGACCCAATTAGCCCGTCTTAAAGTGACAAAGAGTATGGGGGATGATGACAATGATGGCGATTACGACAAAATCGTCAGTTTTGGCGCTCGCTCCTTTTCAATTTGGACGGCCGACGGTCAACAGGTTTTCGACAGTGGCAATGATTTTGAACGGATCACCGCCGCGTTACTCAATGGTAATTTCAACAATAACAATGAAGAAAACAAAGGCGATAGCCGCAGCGACGATAAAGGTCCAGAGCCAGAGGCTCTAGTTCTTGGCAAAATTGGCCAAAAACACTATGCCTTTATCGGCCTAGAGCGCACCTCGGGTTTTATGATTTACGACGTGACCAATCCCTTCAATGTGCAGTTTGTTGACTATGTGGTCAACCGTGACTTTGAGGCGGACTTCACCATAGATACCGAAACTGGTGAAGTGAAAGGTGATGCGAGTTTAGCGGGGGATTTAGGCCCCGAAGGAATGAAGTTTGTGAGTGCAGATAAGAGTCCGAATGGCCAGCCATTATTAATCATTGGTAATGAAGTCAGCGGCACAACCAGTGTCTACCAGATTAAAGTGCAGTGA
- a CDS encoding rhodanese-related sulfurtransferase gives MSKVVVCALYKFVALPQFETIREPLLAMMEQAEIKGTLLLASEGINGTVAGSQAAIEALLAWLNSQNGLDNIVYKLSFDDEMPFYRTKVKLKKEIVTMGVEGIDPLKVVGTYVKPKDWNALISDPEVILVDTRNDYEVQIGTFKNAINPVTETFREFPEYVKQNLDPAKHKKVAMFCTGGIRCEKSTAYLKEQGFEEVYHLEGGILKYLEEVQQEESLWEGECFVFDNRVAVDHDLKKGQYDQCNACRMPITEAEKQSPAYVQGVSCPHCIDKISDEQRKRFVERERQVNLAKSRNEAHIGSDVNQVIEARREQKEAQRQLAAQKNKMKQAGTV, from the coding sequence ATGTCTAAGGTTGTTGTGTGTGCGTTATATAAATTTGTTGCGCTGCCGCAGTTTGAAACGATCAGAGAGCCATTATTGGCCATGATGGAACAGGCGGAAATTAAAGGAACGTTACTGCTGGCCAGCGAAGGCATTAATGGCACAGTGGCGGGCTCACAGGCCGCCATCGAGGCGTTGCTTGCATGGCTCAATAGCCAAAATGGCTTAGACAACATTGTTTACAAGTTATCCTTCGACGATGAAATGCCCTTTTACCGCACTAAGGTCAAATTAAAAAAAGAAATCGTCACTATGGGTGTTGAAGGTATCGATCCCCTGAAAGTGGTGGGCACCTATGTCAAGCCAAAGGATTGGAATGCCTTGATTTCCGATCCCGAGGTGATCTTAGTCGATACCCGCAATGATTATGAAGTGCAAATTGGCACCTTTAAAAACGCCATTAACCCTGTGACCGAAACCTTCAGGGAATTTCCTGAATACGTGAAGCAGAACTTAGATCCGGCTAAACATAAAAAGGTGGCCATGTTCTGTACTGGTGGTATTCGTTGTGAAAAATCAACTGCTTACCTAAAGGAGCAAGGTTTCGAAGAGGTGTATCACCTCGAGGGCGGGATCCTTAAATATCTTGAAGAAGTGCAGCAGGAAGAAAGCCTGTGGGAAGGCGAGTGCTTCGTGTTTGATAACCGTGTTGCCGTCGATCATGATTTAAAGAAAGGGCAATACGATCAATGTAATGCTTGCCGCATGCCCATCACTGAAGCTGAAAAACAGAGCCCAGCCTATGTACAGGGCGTGAGTTGCCCACATTGCATCGACAAGATTTCCGATGAGCAGCGCAAGCGTTTTGTGGAGCGTGAACGTCAAGTCAATCTGGCTAAATCGCGTAACGAAGCGCATATAGGTAGCGATGTGAATCAAGTGATTGAAGCACGCCGTGAGCAGAAAGAGGCGCAGCGACAACTCGCCGCCCAAAAGAATAAAATGAAACAAGCCGGTACTGTGTAA
- a CDS encoding PLP-dependent aminotransferase family protein, whose protein sequence is MDTIWTPDLTVFSGPKYQRLVSAIEQGILQKDLPHGCKLPSQRRLADALGMTIGTVTRAYALAEQRGYVEARIGDGTYVNASPVPEPGHAQLNMATCQQPLTDQISTLSDCLSQLAKDPTKLSQLLGYRTNPLDQHQQVFHQWLNQRGIEQSVEQLVFTHGGQQAIFACLNALLSKGDMLLHEQYSYPGVRICAKQLGVNSIGVPLTTDGLELARFEALVQIHQPKLVYLTLNNQNPTCIQYSDEQRLKLLELAQQYQFYIIEDDVNYCLPEEWHPPLWQLAKDLGIPRVIYISSLSKLFSGGLRQGFMLVPEALIAPIRLAIHSQCWMVSPLNVEIACLLIKKGQITANRDAIVRQRQNLCIAMGQRLGLTQRWRGLNGWLQLPEDLKAHHLVTALAAKGVLIRNGDDFNCHDNFIRLSLGGAENEAQFQHALDCIESTCQTLMQNAYSVV, encoded by the coding sequence ATGGATACAATTTGGACGCCCGATCTAACTGTGTTTTCAGGTCCCAAATATCAGCGCTTAGTCAGTGCGATAGAACAAGGGATCTTGCAGAAAGACTTGCCCCACGGCTGCAAATTACCGTCGCAACGCCGCTTAGCCGATGCATTAGGTATGACGATTGGCACTGTCACCCGCGCCTACGCACTCGCGGAGCAACGGGGTTATGTAGAGGCGAGGATTGGCGATGGCACCTATGTCAATGCCTCCCCCGTCCCAGAGCCTGGCCATGCACAACTCAATATGGCGACCTGCCAACAACCACTTACGGATCAAATCAGTACCCTAAGTGATTGCCTCAGCCAATTAGCGAAAGATCCCACTAAATTGAGCCAATTGTTGGGTTATCGCACCAATCCATTAGATCAACACCAGCAGGTTTTTCACCAATGGCTCAATCAACGGGGAATCGAGCAGAGTGTGGAGCAGCTAGTCTTCACCCACGGCGGTCAACAGGCTATCTTCGCCTGCTTGAACGCCTTGTTATCTAAGGGCGATATGCTGTTGCACGAGCAATATAGTTATCCCGGTGTGCGCATTTGTGCGAAGCAATTAGGGGTAAATAGCATTGGCGTCCCCCTCACAACTGACGGCCTAGAACTGGCACGTTTTGAAGCTTTAGTGCAAATTCACCAGCCCAAGCTAGTGTATCTCACCCTCAATAATCAAAATCCGACCTGCATCCAGTACAGTGATGAACAGAGGCTAAAACTCCTAGAGCTTGCCCAGCAATATCAATTTTATATTATTGAAGATGATGTCAATTATTGCTTACCCGAGGAATGGCATCCCCCGCTGTGGCAATTGGCAAAGGACTTAGGCATCCCAAGGGTGATTTATATTTCAAGCCTCTCTAAGTTGTTTTCTGGAGGCTTAAGGCAAGGATTTATGTTAGTCCCAGAAGCCCTCATTGCCCCCATTCGATTGGCTATCCACAGCCAGTGCTGGATGGTGTCGCCCCTTAATGTGGAAATTGCCTGCCTGTTGATTAAAAAAGGACAGATCACCGCCAATAGGGATGCCATAGTGCGTCAGCGGCAAAACCTTTGTATCGCCATGGGGCAACGCCTTGGGTTAACACAGAGATGGCGTGGCTTAAATGGTTGGTTGCAATTACCTGAAGATCTTAAAGCCCATCATTTAGTGACTGCACTTGCGGCCAAAGGCGTGCTGATCCGCAACGGTGATGACTTTAACTGCCACGATAATTTTATTCGCTTAAGCCTAGGGGGCGCCGAAAATGAAGCCCAATTTCAACACGCATTAGATTGCATCGAATCGACTTGCCAGACCCTAATGCAAAATGCCTATTCAGTGGTGTAA
- a CDS encoding acetolactate synthase 3 large subunit, with amino-acid sequence MEKLSGASMIVRSLIDEGVKHIFGYPGGSVLDIYDALHLIPGIEHILVRHEQAAVHMADGYARATGKVGVVLVTSGPGATNAITGIATAYMDSIPLVVLSGQVPSNLIGNDAFQECDMIGISRPVVKHSFLVQDPTQIPEIIKKAFYIASTGRPGPVVVDLPKDCLNPALLHEYIYPESVKMRSYNPTTSGHKGQIRRGLQALLAAKKPVLYVGGGAIISGCDKQILKLAERLNIPVVSTLMGLGAFPSTHKNSLGMLGMHGRYEANMTMHNCDLIFGIGVRFDDRTTNNVEKYCPNATILHIDIDPSSISKTVRVDIPIVGSADSVLDSMLALLDESDEHNDTEALNQWWQEIAQWRARQSLAYDKDSGRIKPQQVIETLYKLTNGDAYVASDVGQHQMFAALYYPFDKPRRWINSGGLGTMGFGLPAAMGVKFAMPDETVVCVTGDGSIQMNIQELSTALQYDIPVKIINLNNRFLGMVKQWQDMIYSGRHSHSYMDSVPNFAKIAEAYGHVGMTISDPAELESKMAEALAMKNRLVFIDIMVDETEHVYPMLIRGGAMNEMWLSKTEKC; translated from the coding sequence ATGGAAAAGTTATCCGGCGCCAGTATGATAGTGCGATCCTTGATCGACGAGGGTGTAAAGCACATATTTGGTTATCCTGGCGGCTCAGTGTTAGATATCTACGACGCCCTGCACCTTATCCCCGGTATTGAACACATACTCGTTCGCCATGAACAAGCAGCCGTACATATGGCCGATGGCTATGCCCGCGCCACGGGTAAAGTGGGCGTGGTATTAGTCACCTCAGGTCCGGGTGCCACCAATGCCATTACGGGTATTGCCACCGCTTATATGGATTCCATCCCACTGGTTGTCTTGTCTGGCCAGGTCCCAAGCAATTTGATCGGTAATGATGCCTTCCAAGAATGCGATATGATAGGTATCTCCCGCCCGGTGGTGAAACACAGCTTTTTAGTACAAGATCCGACTCAAATCCCTGAGATCATTAAAAAAGCGTTTTATATTGCATCCACTGGCCGCCCTGGTCCTGTGGTTGTCGATCTGCCCAAGGATTGTTTAAATCCGGCCCTGCTACACGAATATATTTACCCAGAGAGCGTCAAAATGCGCTCCTATAATCCGACCACATCCGGGCATAAAGGCCAGATCCGCCGAGGGTTACAGGCCCTACTTGCCGCGAAAAAGCCCGTACTCTATGTCGGTGGTGGCGCCATTATCTCTGGCTGTGATAAACAAATCCTTAAGTTGGCAGAAAGACTGAACATCCCCGTCGTCAGTACCTTAATGGGGCTTGGCGCTTTTCCTAGCACCCACAAAAACAGCTTAGGTATGCTTGGCATGCACGGTCGATATGAAGCCAATATGACCATGCATAACTGCGACTTAATCTTTGGAATTGGCGTGCGTTTCGATGACAGAACCACCAATAATGTCGAGAAATATTGCCCTAACGCCACTATTTTACATATAGATATCGATCCGTCTTCGATTTCAAAAACCGTACGGGTGGATATCCCCATTGTCGGCTCAGCAGACAGCGTGCTCGACAGCATGTTAGCCCTCCTTGATGAATCCGATGAGCATAATGACACCGAAGCATTGAACCAATGGTGGCAGGAAATCGCCCAGTGGCGTGCTCGTCAATCTTTAGCCTATGACAAAGACAGTGGTCGTATTAAGCCGCAACAAGTAATTGAAACCTTATACAAGCTCACCAATGGCGATGCCTATGTCGCCTCAGATGTGGGCCAGCATCAAATGTTTGCCGCGCTCTACTATCCCTTCGATAAGCCGCGCCGCTGGATAAATTCGGGGGGGTTAGGCACCATGGGCTTTGGTTTGCCTGCGGCAATGGGCGTAAAATTTGCCATGCCCGATGAAACCGTAGTCTGTGTCACGGGGGATGGCTCAATCCAGATGAATATTCAAGAGCTATCGACCGCTCTGCAATACGATATTCCGGTTAAAATTATCAACTTAAACAACCGTTTCCTCGGGATGGTAAAGCAGTGGCAGGACATGATTTACTCTGGCCGTCACTCCCATTCCTATATGGATTCAGTGCCTAATTTTGCCAAAATTGCCGAAGCCTATGGCCATGTTGGCATGACGATTAGCGATCCCGCCGAGCTTGAATCTAAGATGGCCGAAGCCCTCGCCATGAAGAACAGACTGGTGTTTATCGACATCATGGTAGATGAAACAGAGCACGTGTACCCCATGTTGATCCGTGGTGGCGCGATGAATGAAATGTGGCTCAGCAAAACGGAGAAATGCTAA
- a CDS encoding SulP family inorganic anion transporter, with amino-acid sequence MKFPSLDSVMPGLAQMLQYDKQWLRDDVRAGLSVAAVALPVAIAYAQLTGVNAAVGLYSCVLPMLIYALFGTSKQLIVGPDAATCAVIAAVVTPLAAGDSMKHWQLVMTMTAMTGFWCLIASRFRLGVLADFLSKPILMGLLNGVAITIIVGQFSKIFGFTFDERYLIERLSGAPSYLTQTHWPTLLMGGVTLLTYGLVKRYRPLWPASMCAMAMAALLVWGFNLTAFDINVVGEVRSGLPSFQAPVFDLGITRELVVPALNLAMVSFVSMMLTARSFAAKNGYDIDADKEFRALGLANIASALSQGFAISGADSRTAVNDANGGKSQLVSIIAAVLIGLVALFFTAPLKYIPSSALGVVLVIASISLIDIKALWNLRVRDRSAFLLACTTLFSVLFIGVIPGITLAVLLGLFQFLATVMRPTDQVLGLDNKGVIRSVDDSGKAKSVSGVFIYRFNSPLTYFNATYFKRRLLERFIREPEPVDCIIIDAVPCFTHLDLSVMAMLADLHQLLKKRGVRLVLAGRKRQMLGWFEQAGMQSGEGGILIRPDLYLALKMNQSYKQALAEGQAPVIQKVPDDSVLLHSHL; translated from the coding sequence GTGAAGTTTCCCAGTTTAGACTCGGTCATGCCAGGTTTGGCGCAGATGCTGCAGTATGATAAGCAATGGCTTAGGGATGATGTGCGAGCGGGCTTATCGGTTGCCGCTGTGGCCTTGCCAGTGGCTATTGCCTATGCCCAATTAACGGGAGTGAATGCGGCGGTCGGACTCTATTCCTGTGTATTACCTATGCTGATATATGCCCTTTTTGGGACTTCTAAGCAGTTGATTGTGGGCCCTGATGCGGCGACCTGTGCCGTGATCGCCGCCGTTGTAACACCGCTTGCCGCTGGCGACAGTATGAAGCACTGGCAACTCGTGATGACCATGACGGCGATGACGGGGTTTTGGTGTTTAATTGCGAGCCGTTTTAGGCTCGGTGTGTTAGCCGATTTTCTCTCTAAGCCGATTCTGATGGGGCTGCTCAATGGGGTTGCGATCACTATTATTGTGGGGCAATTTTCTAAAATCTTTGGTTTTACCTTTGATGAGCGCTACCTGATTGAGCGTCTTAGCGGCGCACCTTCGTATCTGACTCAAACCCATTGGCCGACACTATTGATGGGAGGGGTCACCCTATTAACCTATGGGTTAGTGAAGCGCTATCGCCCCCTATGGCCCGCTTCTATGTGTGCGATGGCGATGGCGGCATTACTCGTATGGGGATTTAATCTTACGGCTTTTGATATCAATGTGGTGGGTGAGGTTCGCTCCGGCCTGCCATCGTTTCAAGCACCTGTGTTTGATTTAGGGATCACCCGTGAGCTTGTCGTGCCTGCGCTTAACTTAGCTATGGTGAGCTTTGTCAGCATGATGCTGACGGCGCGGAGTTTTGCGGCTAAAAATGGCTATGATATCGATGCGGATAAAGAATTTAGAGCGCTCGGACTTGCCAATATTGCCTCGGCGTTATCCCAAGGTTTTGCGATCAGTGGCGCGGATTCGCGCACCGCTGTTAACGATGCAAATGGGGGTAAAAGCCAGTTGGTATCCATTATTGCAGCGGTCTTAATTGGGTTAGTGGCCTTATTTTTTACTGCTCCTTTGAAATATATTCCAAGCTCCGCCTTAGGCGTAGTGCTGGTTATTGCCTCAATCTCACTTATCGATATAAAAGCACTGTGGAATCTTAGGGTTCGGGACCGTTCAGCGTTTTTATTGGCTTGTACTACCTTGTTTTCAGTGCTGTTTATTGGGGTTATCCCTGGTATTACCTTAGCTGTACTATTGGGGTTATTTCAGTTTTTAGCGACGGTTATGCGTCCAACGGATCAAGTGCTTGGCTTAGATAATAAGGGGGTTATTCGCAGTGTCGACGATTCGGGTAAGGCTAAATCTGTTTCAGGAGTGTTTATCTATCGATTTAATTCACCATTAACCTACTTTAATGCGACCTACTTTAAACGGCGTTTATTGGAAAGGTTTATCCGTGAACCTGAGCCTGTCGATTGCATTATTATCGATGCGGTGCCTTGCTTTACCCACCTCGACTTGAGCGTGATGGCGATGTTGGCGGATTTACATCAACTGCTTAAAAAACGCGGCGTGCGTTTAGTGCTCGCAGGGCGAAAGCGCCAGATGCTAGGCTGGTTTGAACAGGCGGGGATGCAATCGGGTGAAGGGGGAATTTTAATCCGGCCCGATTTATATTTAGCCCTTAAAATGAACCAAAGCTATAAGCAAGCGTTAGCCGAAGGACAGGCGCCGGTGATACAAAAAGTCCCCGACGATTCAGTGTTATTACACAGCCATTTATAG
- a CDS encoding multidrug effflux MFS transporter, with amino-acid sequence MDPQSQPTHSATSNRSIPHLALLIPMLAAIVAITPLAIDMYLPAMATLAQSFHTDITTVQQSLSLYLGGYALGMLCFGPLADRIGRRPMVIMGLTGFMLISLLIGLAQEVEVFLVLRFLQAFIGAAATVVVPGYIKEVYGDNTAKGMSYVSLIMMLAPLLAPSIGSLILELGEWHLIFFIQSAYALLLLFLVLILLKMPSDKDLNTRSQKSFLGAYATVFSRPGVKLNIASGVLTSFAFFCYLTASPFVYMEVFSLDKSLFAILFSINVGALMLANIINTRIVSRYGSLRMLHVSTFFGALAGIGLLSVNLLDMSYHFTVLMLIPLMGSLGIMSVNADAIVLMKFKQETGTATAVIGTLRFGFGALAGPLLAVFYNGTAVPFSALMLGAVLLVGICQFNRPKHQRQPKDVANK; translated from the coding sequence GTGGACCCACAATCACAACCAACACATTCTGCGACTAGCAACAGATCTATTCCCCATCTCGCGCTGCTTATTCCTATGCTCGCCGCCATAGTGGCGATCACGCCTTTGGCTATCGACATGTATTTACCCGCCATGGCGACATTGGCGCAAAGTTTTCACACCGATATCACGACAGTGCAGCAATCCTTAAGCCTCTATTTAGGCGGTTATGCCCTAGGTATGTTGTGTTTTGGACCACTAGCCGACCGTATTGGACGCCGGCCTATGGTCATTATGGGCCTGACAGGCTTTATGTTGATAAGCCTATTGATTGGATTAGCGCAGGAGGTTGAAGTATTTCTGGTACTGCGCTTTTTACAGGCCTTTATCGGTGCCGCTGCGACAGTCGTTGTGCCTGGTTATATCAAAGAAGTTTATGGCGATAACACGGCTAAGGGCATGTCTTACGTCAGCCTTATCATGATGTTAGCCCCATTACTCGCACCGAGTATTGGCAGCCTGATTTTAGAGTTAGGTGAATGGCACCTGATTTTTTTCATTCAATCGGCCTATGCCTTGCTGCTATTATTTTTGGTGCTAATTCTGCTGAAAATGCCCAGTGATAAAGATCTCAATACCCGCAGCCAAAAGTCCTTTCTTGGGGCCTATGCCACAGTGTTTTCACGCCCCGGCGTTAAACTCAACATTGCCAGCGGAGTGTTAACCTCCTTCGCATTTTTCTGTTATCTCACCGCCTCCCCCTTTGTTTATATGGAAGTGTTCTCCTTAGACAAGTCCTTATTTGCCATTTTATTCAGCATCAATGTCGGCGCCCTGATGCTAGCCAATATTATCAATACCCGCATTGTCAGTCGCTATGGTTCGCTGCGAATGTTGCACGTCTCGACTTTTTTCGGCGCACTTGCAGGGATTGGTTTACTCTCGGTGAATCTACTGGATATGAGTTATCACTTTACTGTGCTTATGCTCATACCCCTGATGGGAAGCCTAGGGATCATGTCGGTCAATGCCGATGCCATAGTGTTAATGAAGTTTAAGCAAGAGACAGGCACAGCAACCGCCGTTATCGGAACCCTAAGATTTGGCTTTGGCGCACTTGCGGGCCCCTTACTCGCCGTATTTTATAACGGTACCGCAGTGCCCTTCTCTGCATTGATGTTAGGCGCGGTGCTCTTAGTTGGAATTTGCCAGTTTAATCGCCCAAAACACCAAAGACAGCCAAAGGATGTTGCAAATAAGTAA
- the ilvN gene encoding acetolactate synthase small subunit, with the protein MRRIISVLLENQSGALSRVVGLFSQRGYNIESLTVAPTDDNTLSRLNITVVADEMVLEQIEKQLHKLIDVLKVSNITESAYIERELALVKVRAQGEFREEIKRTADIFRGQIVDVTANLYTIQLVGTTEKLDAFIHAMGEVTKVVEVSRSGVVGLARGEKAMKA; encoded by the coding sequence ATGCGTCGAATTATATCTGTTTTATTAGAAAACCAATCCGGCGCCCTTTCACGTGTTGTCGGACTGTTTTCACAACGTGGCTATAACATCGAAAGTCTGACGGTCGCCCCAACCGATGATAATACGCTGTCGCGCCTCAATATTACCGTGGTCGCCGATGAAATGGTCCTCGAGCAAATCGAGAAACAACTGCACAAGCTGATCGATGTGCTCAAGGTATCCAACATCACAGAGTCGGCCTACATAGAGCGAGAACTCGCCCTCGTGAAGGTGCGGGCCCAAGGTGAGTTTAGGGAGGAAATTAAGCGCACCGCCGATATCTTCCGTGGCCAAATCGTCGATGTCACCGCCAATCTCTATACCATACAATTGGTGGGCACCACCGAAAAGCTCGATGCCTTTATCCATGCCATGGGTGAAGTGACTAAAGTGGTCGAAGTATCACGCTCGGGGGTTGTGGGCCTTGCACGCGGCGAGAAAGCCATGAAAGCCTAA
- a CDS encoding LysE family translocator produces the protein MDFQLLYQAQLWTLMASAALFCATMTMTPGPNNILLASSGAHFGVLRTVPHIAGIRLGSTSLHLAVLLGLGALFEALPVLHQVLKYFALVYLLYLAYRLVTSPVSAAHVDEGRKPMTLIEAALFQWINPKSWMSTITLCSAFTLGGDGFWLSALLGVVVFNLVGFPASFTWVFVGAAISKKLNTDKRRRGFNWFMGSLLLVSLPMILR, from the coding sequence ATGGATTTTCAACTTTTATACCAAGCACAGCTCTGGACGTTAATGGCTTCTGCGGCATTGTTTTGCGCCACTATGACGATGACACCTGGGCCAAATAATATTTTGCTGGCCAGTTCAGGGGCGCATTTTGGTGTGCTGCGAACCGTGCCCCATATTGCGGGGATCCGCTTAGGTTCAACCTCGTTGCATTTAGCCGTGCTCCTCGGGCTTGGTGCGCTGTTTGAGGCTTTACCCGTTTTACATCAAGTGCTTAAATATTTCGCCTTGGTTTATTTATTGTATTTAGCCTACCGCCTAGTGACATCTCCGGTGAGCGCAGCCCATGTAGATGAGGGCCGCAAGCCGATGACCTTGATAGAAGCGGCCTTATTTCAATGGATTAACCCTAAGTCTTGGATGTCGACTATTACTCTTTGCAGCGCATTCACATTAGGTGGCGATGGTTTTTGGTTGAGTGCATTACTTGGCGTCGTAGTGTTTAACTTGGTTGGGTTTCCCGCTTCCTTTACATGGGTGTTTGTGGGCGCTGCGATCAGCAAAAAGCTGAATACAGATAAACGTCGTCGAGGTTTTAATTGGTTTATGGGGAGTTTATTGCTCGTGTCTTTACCGATGATTTTGCGTTAG
- a CDS encoding glutathione S-transferase: MPLPILYTFRRCPYAMRARLGLLLGQRNVEIREITLKAKPDALLQASPKGTVPVLVLTDGQVISESLEIMRWALSSPHPQADACPPLLGQTANEQTLIAHLIHQNDHEFKPWLDKYKYADRYPAQSQTDYFLSAGVFLNTLETHLNRHRYLINDQLSLADYAIVPFIRQFNAVDPKRDLNLSYPRLMAWLHELTSSAIFTQAMNKYVIWDAGQPQISLLGSNVSE; encoded by the coding sequence ATGCCCTTACCAATCTTATACACTTTTCGCCGTTGTCCCTATGCTATGCGAGCCCGCTTAGGATTATTGCTGGGGCAACGGAATGTGGAGATCAGAGAAATTACCCTGAAAGCCAAACCCGACGCTCTGCTTCAGGCGTCTCCTAAGGGAACAGTCCCTGTTCTTGTGCTCACCGATGGCCAAGTGATCAGCGAAAGCCTAGAGATCATGCGCTGGGCACTGTCATCACCCCACCCACAGGCAGATGCCTGCCCGCCTCTACTTGGGCAAACAGCGAATGAACAAACGCTAATCGCACACCTTATCCATCAAAATGATCACGAGTTCAAACCTTGGCTCGATAAATATAAATATGCAGACCGTTACCCTGCACAATCGCAGACTGATTATTTCCTGTCTGCGGGTGTGTTTTTGAACACCCTTGAAACTCATCTTAATCGGCATAGGTACTTAATAAATGATCAGTTGAGTCTCGCGGATTATGCGATTGTCCCTTTTATTCGCCAGTTTAATGCCGTGGATCCCAAGCGGGATCTGAACCTCAGTTACCCGCGGCTTATGGCTTGGTTACATGAACTCACCAGCAGCGCAATATTTACCCAGGCAATGAACAAATATGTGATCTGGGACGCTGGGCAACCACAGATAAGCTTGTTAGGTAGTAATGTAAGTGAATAA